Proteins encoded in a region of the bacterium genome:
- a CDS encoding outer membrane protein transport protein — MRRFAITLIWFFTHVLLPRLAQASPLDMYGFGARARGMASAQTAAANDFSALYYNPAALIEVHATQVRLGIVSADPTIDIDLKRASGISNRQAKVLRDMEEAAEDVPTITGYDFGIVLSPFEIFKAGLALYVPERRAVILRPIDTHRPTPILHDHYAQRAAVFVGGAIEAFPGLSVGLGTHVFIKVRGHLVVPIEGSNKQPLSDEIDSAADLTIDFPFTAEPFFGLYWKPKPWIRFGASYRSQFEWDVEIDAELDLVLRNYVIDLSRLADLAPGLMPLRTVLRVSIPALGDTPIDIPIEIAELSGVVVANLRMPIEASLAMDDLWQPRQLSAGVAVDPTDQLTVSLDGTWYDWSGMPSPDMDMQIEDIHVQFTTLPANIQARIRSLTVPVLGTLASVPSTSLALPGMDIELDIPLRFQRQIRPPVHDVIHPRIGAEYRFPAIRTDAVGDIRLSARGGYAYEPSPFGTDAGYTNLIDPDRHLFASGFGAMFNDHIGLDAHFQFRYLARREFDKDTVDEAMPFTNVAAEGYILSGGTQISFVW; from the coding sequence ATGCGCCGTTTTGCCATCACGCTGATCTGGTTTTTTACGCACGTCCTGCTGCCGCGACTCGCGCAGGCAAGCCCGCTCGACATGTACGGGTTCGGCGCCCGCGCGCGCGGAATGGCCAGCGCCCAGACCGCCGCGGCCAACGATTTCTCCGCGCTCTATTACAATCCGGCAGCGCTTATCGAAGTCCACGCGACGCAGGTGCGCTTGGGCATCGTCTCCGCGGACCCGACGATCGACATCGATTTGAAACGGGCGTCCGGCATCTCGAACCGGCAGGCGAAGGTCCTTCGGGATATGGAAGAGGCGGCCGAGGACGTGCCGACGATCACCGGATACGACTTCGGCATCGTCCTGTCGCCATTTGAGATTTTCAAGGCGGGCCTCGCGCTTTATGTCCCCGAACGGCGCGCGGTGATCCTGCGTCCGATCGATACGCACCGGCCGACGCCGATCCTGCACGACCACTACGCGCAGCGCGCGGCGGTTTTCGTCGGCGGCGCGATCGAGGCGTTTCCGGGATTATCCGTGGGACTCGGGACGCATGTGTTCATCAAGGTTCGAGGGCATCTCGTTGTGCCGATCGAAGGCAGCAACAAGCAGCCGCTGTCCGACGAGATCGACTCCGCCGCCGACCTGACGATCGACTTCCCGTTCACGGCGGAGCCGTTCTTTGGCCTGTATTGGAAGCCGAAACCCTGGATACGTTTTGGCGCCTCCTACCGCTCGCAATTCGAATGGGACGTGGAGATCGACGCGGAGCTCGATCTCGTGCTGCGTAACTACGTCATCGACCTTTCGCGCCTCGCGGACCTCGCCCCCGGTCTCATGCCGCTTCGCACCGTGCTGCGCGTCTCGATCCCGGCGCTTGGCGATACGCCGATCGACATCCCGATCGAGATCGCCGAGCTGTCCGGCGTCGTCGTCGCCAATCTGCGCATGCCGATCGAGGCGTCGCTCGCGATGGACGATCTCTGGCAGCCGCGGCAGCTTTCGGCGGGCGTGGCCGTCGATCCCACCGACCAGCTCACCGTCTCCCTTGACGGCACGTGGTACGACTGGTCCGGGATGCCGAGCCCGGACATGGACATGCAAATCGAGGACATTCATGTGCAGTTCACGACGCTGCCCGCGAACATTCAGGCGCGAATCCGCAGCCTGACCGTGCCGGTGCTCGGCACGCTCGCGTCCGTGCCGTCCACGTCGCTCGCGCTGCCGGGCATGGATATCGAACTCGACATCCCGCTTCGATTCCAGCGGCAGATCCGCCCGCCGGTCCACGACGTCATCCACCCGCGCATCGGCGCGGAGTACCGCTTCCCCGCGATCCGCACGGACGCGGTGGGCGATATCCGCCTGTCCGCGCGCGGAGGGTACGCGTACGAGCCGAGCCCGTTCGGCACCGACGCGGGGTACACGAATCTCATCGACCCGGACCGGCACCTGTTCGCGTCGGGATTCGGCGCAATGTTCAACGACCACATCGGCCTGGACGCGCATTTTCAGTTCCGCTATCTCGCGCGCCGCGAATTCGACAAGGATACGGTCGATGAGGCGATGCCGTTTACGAATGTCGCCGCGGAAGGCTACATCCTTTCCGGCGGCACGCAGATCTCGTTCGTTTGGTGA